A stretch of DNA from Brevibacillus ruminantium:
ATAGAGAATTAAGTTCCCTATACATGATTAATTGAAGATCAAAAGCCTCCCTTTTGTCAATCATCTGTCTGATAATTTTTTAAACTTAATCAATTGAAATGCGATTTTATCCAGGATTGGCGCGGATTGTAACAGAAAAATGCTTTTGAATAGTCGAAATTTATGTGACAATTTTTGTTGACATCTGTCGAAGGCCTGAGTATAACTAAATTGTGATATAGAGAACTTAATTCACCAATAAACCCCAATTTAAATCTTTTGACAGCGCTTTCTGCTGGTTGTTCGTTCACCCGGCATTTCGAGAGCACCATTTTGAGAGGAGGGGATTCCCGGGCAAATTGCTTGGGCGATGCTTCGCTCGTCCATGGAAAACGGGCCTAATTCTTTCGTTCCTATGTATCTGGCAATTCGCACTACTTCGAAAACAAACATCCATACGAGAAGCAAAGAAAAGTTGAGGGGGTCTACTCTGATGAAAAAAACACTTTCTTTTACATTGGCAAGCATCCTGAGCCTGTCGCTCGTCCTCGCCGGTTGTGGCAATAATGGCGGGAGCGCCGGCGGCTCCACACAATCTGCAGGAGATGGCAGCGGCGGTCAAAGCTACAAATTCCGCCTGACGCATATTACGCAGACAAGCCATATCTGGCACAAGACGGCGGAGAAATTCAGCGAAGAGCTGGAAGTCCGCTCCAATGGGCGGATGAAAGTCGATCTCTTCCCTGCCGGCCAGTTCGGCGCCGAAAAGGACATGGTCCAGCAGCTCGAAACCGGTTCCCTCGATTTCGGGATTATCACGAACGGATATCTGAGCACTCGATCGGAAGCCTTCAACGCCTGGTTCATGCCATTCCTGTTTGAAAATATCGAGGAAGCCACCAAAGCTCGCAAAACCGAATCGGCTGCAAAAATTCTGGACGAGCTAAGCAGTCAGGGACTTCAGGCAAACGGCGTCGTCTTCGCAGGCAACCGTCACATCCTGACCAAAGACACACCGGTTACCTCTCCAGAGGATTTGAAGGGCAAGAAAATTCGCATCCTGGGAAGCCCTGCGGTACAGGATTTCTGGACGGCGGTCGGGGCTGGCCCAACTCCAATGCCATTGCCTGAGGTCTACACCTCGCTGCAAAGCGGCGTGATCGACGGAATCGAGATCGACCTGGATGCGCTGAATACGGAGAAATACTACGAAATCGCCAAAAACCTGACACTGGCCAATTTGACCTCCTTCCCCGGCGTATTTGTGACCAGCAAGGCTGCCTTTGACAAGCTGTCGCCAGAGGATCAAAAAATCGTAAATGAATCGATTGAAGCCGCGCTGGAGTGGGGCAACCAGGAATCGATTGCCCGTGAAAAGAGTACGTTGGAGGAGCTGAAAACCAAAGGAGTCACGATCACCGAGCTTTCCAACAAAGATACCTTCAACACCGTGCGTGATCAGGTGTACGCAAAATACAGCAATAACCCTCTGATTAAAGCGTTCATCGACGAAAA
This window harbors:
- a CDS encoding TRAP transporter substrate-binding protein; this translates as MKKTLSFTLASILSLSLVLAGCGNNGGSAGGSTQSAGDGSGGQSYKFRLTHITQTSHIWHKTAEKFSEELEVRSNGRMKVDLFPAGQFGAEKDMVQQLETGSLDFGIITNGYLSTRSEAFNAWFMPFLFENIEEATKARKTESAAKILDELSSQGLQANGVVFAGNRHILTKDTPVTSPEDLKGKKIRILGSPAVQDFWTAVGAGPTPMPLPEVYTSLQSGVIDGIEIDLDALNTEKYYEIAKNLTLANLTSFPGVFVTSKAAFDKLSPEDQKIVNESIEAALEWGNQESIAREKSTLEELKTKGVTITELSNKDTFNTVRDQVYAKYSNNPLIKAFIDENKK